The sequence below is a genomic window from Lysobacter capsici.
GTCCGAGCGCTGGGGCGACAGCCCGGCCGCGCTCGACGAACTCGGCCGCGTGCAGGAATACAGCCTGCGCTACGCGGTGGTGTTCGAACTGCGCAAGGCCGACGGCAAGGCGCTGGTGCCGCGCCAGACCATCGAACTGTCGCGCGACTACGTGTCCAACCCGACCAACGCCATCGGCACCGAGGGCGAGCGCGAAATCCTGATGCGCGAAATGCGCCGCGACATGAGCGCCGCGGTGCTGCGCCGGATCGGCGCGGTCAGCGAGCGGCGCTGAGCCGCCCGCGCCGCCGCCGTCCGCGATGGAACTGACCCCCGAGCGCCTGCTCGGTCAACTCGACAACGAAGCGCTGCGGCCGGTCTATCTGATCGCCGGTCCCGAGCCGCTGCGCGTGCTCGAGGCCGCCGACGCGGTGCGCGCCAGCGCGCGCAAGCAGGGCATCGCCGAACGCGAAATCTTCGAAGCCGAAGGCAACCAGCGCGAACCCGACTGGAACGCGATGTCGGCCTCGTTCCGCGCGCCCAGCCTGTTCGCCAGCCGGCGCCTGCTGGAACTGCGCCTGCCCAGCGGCAAGCCGGGCAAGGAAGGCGCCGAGGTCATCAGCGATTTCTGCGCCGACCCGCCGCACGACGTCAGCCTGCTGATCACCGCCGGCGACTGGAGCAAGCAGCACGGCGGCAAGTGGAGCGAAGCGGTCGGCCGGATCGGCCACATCGCGGTCGCCTGGGCGATCAAGCCGCACGAACTGCCCGACTGGATCGAACGCCGCCTGCGCGCGCGCGGCCTGCGCGCCGATCGCGACGCGGTGCAGAGCCTGGCCGACCGGGTCGAAGGCAACCTGCTCGCCGCCGCGCAGGAAGTCGACAAGCTCGCCCTGCTGTCCGACGGCGAAACCCTGGACCTCGAACGCATGCAGGCGCTGGTCGCCGACGCCGCGCGCTTCGACGTGTTCCGCGTGCTCGACGCGGCCATGAACGGGCAAGGCGCGCAGGTCTCGCGCATGCTCGCCGGCCTGCGCGCCGAGGGCGAGGCGGTGCCGGCCCTGCTCGGCATGGTGGTGATGGAATTGCAGCGCACCGCCGCGCTGGCGCGGGTCAGCGCGCGCGGCGGCAATATCGCTTCGGAATTCAAGGCGCAGCGGATCTGGGATTCGAAGCAGCCGATGTACCGCCGCGCCCTGCAGCGTCACGACGCGCGGCGCTGGGAGCTGCTGCTGGCCCAGGCCGGCCGGGTCGACCGCATGGCCAAGGGCCGCGAGGCCGGCGACGCCTGGGTCGCGCTGGAACGCCTGCTGCTGGCGGTCGCCGAGCCGCGCGCGCTGCGCCTGCTCAGCGTTTCGGCCGGTTGAGCCGGGTTTCGGACGGAACCGGCGCATGAGCCTGCTCGTCTTCTACGGCGGCACCTTCGATCCGATCCACGACGGCCACCTGGCGATCGCCTGCGCCGCCCGCGACGCCCTGCGCGCGCGGGTGCGGCTGATGCCGGCCGCCGACCCGCCGCACCGCGCACCGCCCGGCGCCAGCGCCGAGCACCGCGCGCGCATGCTCGATCTGGCCGTGGCCGGCGAACGCGACCTGGTCGTCGACCGGCGCGAGCTGCGCCGCGAGGGGCGCTCCTACACGGTCGAGACCCTGCGCGAGGTCCGCGCCGAGGTCGGCCCGGAGCAACCGCTGGCCTTGCTGGTCGGCGCCGACAGCTTTCTCGACCTGCCGCAGTGGCGCGAATGGCAGGCGCTGTTCGACCTGGCCCATTTCGTCGTCGCCGAGCGCCCGGGCAGCCCGCTCGATCCGGCCCGCATCGAATTCGCAGCTGGGCGTGAGACGGCCGAGGTCGAGGCCCTGCGCACCGCCCCGGCCGGCCGGGTGTATCGCCTGCACCAGCCCCTGCACGCCGAATCGGCCAGCCAGGTGCGCTCGCTGATCGCCGCCGGACAAGCCTGGCGCCAGTATGTCCCGGCGCCGGTGGCCGCCTACATCGAACGCCACGGCCTGTACGGCGTTCCGGCCGTGCGCGGCGCGCCGGTATAGGCCTCCGGTATAATCCCGGCACACATTCCCGATAACGTAGAGCCGCATTCTCTTGACCAGCCAAGCCCAAGTCATCAAGACCCAGTTGCCGAACCCGCCGCCGCCGACCGAGCTGATCCTCAAGACGGTCCACGCCGCGGTCGAAGAACTCAAGGCCAAGGATGTCGTCGAGATCGACGTACGCGGCAAGAGCAGCGTTACCGACTACATGATCGTCGCGTCCGGCACCTCCACCCGCCACGTCAAGTCGATCGCCGACGAAGTGGTCAAGTTCGCCAAGAACCTCGACGTCATGCCGCTGGGCGTGGAAGGCGAGCGCGAAGCCGAATGGGTGCTGGTCGACCTCGGCGACGTCGTCGTCCACGTCATGCTGCCGCGCGTGCGCGAGTTCTACGCGCTCGAGCGCTTGTGGACGGTCGGCGACCAGCCGCCGCCGCCGGAAGGCTACGAAGGCAAGTTCGAGACCGACGACGAAGACCGCTTCTGATAGCGGACCGCCTCTGGGCGGAAAGCTTCGAAACGAACAACGACGGCGCCCAAGGGCGCCGTCGTCGTTTCCGCCCCGTCGATTAAGCCCCTCTCCCGCAAGCGGGAGAGGGGTTGGGGTGAGGGGCCGCACGATCGCCAGACAAAGAAAAAGGGCGCCCAAGGCGCCCTTTCTCGTCAACCGCAAACCAATCCGAATCAGTTACGCGACTGAATCTTCGACAGCAAGCGCAGGAACTCGATATACAGCCACACCAGCGTGACCATCAGCCCGAATGCGCCGTACCACTCCATGTACTTCGGCGCGCCCTGTTCGACGCCGGTCTCGATGAAATCGAAATCCAGCACCAAGTTAAGCGCAGCGATCACGACCACAAACAGACTGAAACCGATCCCGATGATCCCCGACTGGTGGATATACGGCACCTGGATGTTGAAGAAGCTCAGCGCGAAGCTGACTAGGTAGAGCAGGGCGATGCCGCCGGTCGCCGCGACCACGCCGAGCTTGAAGTTCTCGGTCGCCTTGATCAGGCCCGAACGGTAGGCGAACAGCAGCGCGAACAGGGTGCCGAAGGTCAGCATCACCGCCTGGATCACGATGCCCGGGAATCGCGCCTCGAACATCGAGGAGATCGCGCCGAGGAAGAAGCCCTCGACCAGCGCGTACAGCGGCGCCGTCACCGGCGACCAGGTCTTCTTGAAGGTGGTGACCAGGGCCAGGACCAGGCCGCCGATCGCGCCGCCCCAGATGTACGGGCCGGCGCCGATCACGCCTTGCTCGGTGATCTGCACCTGGCTCCAGGCGAAGGCCGCGGTGAGCACGGTCAGCAGCAGCAGGAAACCGGTCTTGTTGACCGTGCCGTTCAGGGTCATCACCTGATCGCCGCCGCGCACGACCGCGCCGCTGCCCAGGTCGAGGAAAGTCGATTCCTTCAATGCGGGATTGCCGCTGCGGATCATGGTCTTGCTCCTTGAAAACGTACCGCGCACAGGCCGCGATACTTGAGAATGAATATGTACTTGGGGTCGAAGCATACACGGCGCAAGCGGCGCCGCGCCTTGGCCCAATCGGCCGGCGCGCGAAGCCAGCCCAATCGATCGCCTCGACCTCATTGACAGCAGCGAAAGCGCCCACCACACTATGCGGCCTTTCGCGGGGTTGGCGTGCCGCGGGAGTCCCGGCTTCGGGGTATAGCTCAGCCTGGTAGAGCGCCAGCTTTGGGAGCTGGATGTCGTGGGTTCGAATCCCTCTGCCCCGACCATCCGTCGAACAGGCCGAGCGTCAGTTAAGATTCTCCGACTGGCGCCCGTAGCTCAACCGGATAGAGCACCGGCCTTCTAAGCCGGTGGTTGCAGGTTCGATTCCTGCCGGGCGCGCCACGTCCTGACGCTTTAAGATGCAGTTTCGCTTTAAGATGTACCGTAGTAGATGCATATGGTGGATGTAGCTCAGTTGGTTAGAGCACCGGATTGTGATTCCGGGGGTCGCGGGTTCAAATCCCGTCTTCCACCCCAAATTTTAGTTGTGCGGCACAGCGTAGTTCGGTTATAGTGTCGCTCCGGTTTTATCGGGCTGTTAGCTCAGTTGGTAGAGCAGTTGACTCTTAATCAATAGGTCCAAGGTTCGAATCCTTGACAGCCCACCAAACAAGAAAGGGACTTGGCCGCAACGCCAAGTCCCTTTTTCTTTGCCCGGTATTTTATCCGCCTGAACGTTCTTGCTGTATTTGCAGGCTCTTGCCGGCGCTTGCTACGCGCCGTGCATGACAGGGGGCCGCATTCCAGCCGGCCCCTGTCCGGGAATCGCTCAGTCGAACACCTGCTCCTTCGCGAGCGCGATCAGCCGGTCGTATTGCGCGATGAAGCCTGCGGGCGCTTTTCCGCCCTCGGTGAATGCCGCGCGCATGCTGTCCGCCACGGCCGTGTATTCGCCGGCGATGCGTCGACGATAGTCGGTGTCGGCGGTCCGGATCATGGCCTTGAGCAAGACGTCGTGGGCCGCCAGCGTGGCGAAAATCTTGTCCATGAGATTGATCTCATGGGCCGATGGGGCGTTGCGGTCGTTGCCGGACATGGAAACTCCAATTGCCGTGATGGGAAGGCGCCGTGACAGGGCGGGCCTGAAAGATGCTGCAGGTTCCCTTCAGTTTACGGCTCCCGCGCCGAGGCGGAAGACGCCCGGCCGGCGGAGCCGCGCATCACCACGCCGCGCAAACCTGCGGGCGGGTAAGAACCCCATGTCGATTCGCGCCCTGCTGGTTCGTCGGACTCAGTGAGGGCTTCACCTCGCCAAGGAGATCACCCATGTCCGGTACCGTCCGTCTGCACCGCGTCTTTACCGCCCCGCCCGAGCGCGTCTACCGCGCCTTCCTCGATGCCGCCGCGTTGTCCAAATGGCTGCCGCCGGACGGCTTCACCTGCACCGTGCATGAGCTCGAAGCGCGGGTCGGCGGAAGGTATCGGATGACGTTCACCAATCTTTCGACCGGCAACGGCCACAGCTTCGGCGGCACCTACCTGGAACTGGTGC
It includes:
- the lptE gene encoding LPS assembly lipoprotein LptE; amino-acid sequence: MTPRSPFLFKAAARTSLVALVLALSACGFQLRQALTLPPDLGPVRVVSADRYSPLAESLAQALTRAGAVPAQPDSSDVAVLDLLSERWGDSPAALDELGRVQEYSLRYAVVFELRKADGKALVPRQTIELSRDYVSNPTNAIGTEGEREILMREMRRDMSAAVLRRIGAVSERR
- the holA gene encoding DNA polymerase III subunit delta encodes the protein MELTPERLLGQLDNEALRPVYLIAGPEPLRVLEAADAVRASARKQGIAEREIFEAEGNQREPDWNAMSASFRAPSLFASRRLLELRLPSGKPGKEGAEVISDFCADPPHDVSLLITAGDWSKQHGGKWSEAVGRIGHIAVAWAIKPHELPDWIERRLRARGLRADRDAVQSLADRVEGNLLAAAQEVDKLALLSDGETLDLERMQALVADAARFDVFRVLDAAMNGQGAQVSRMLAGLRAEGEAVPALLGMVVMELQRTAALARVSARGGNIASEFKAQRIWDSKQPMYRRALQRHDARRWELLLAQAGRVDRMAKGREAGDAWVALERLLLAVAEPRALRLLSVSAG
- the nadD gene encoding nicotinate-nucleotide adenylyltransferase, whose translation is MSLLVFYGGTFDPIHDGHLAIACAARDALRARVRLMPAADPPHRAPPGASAEHRARMLDLAVAGERDLVVDRRELRREGRSYTVETLREVRAEVGPEQPLALLVGADSFLDLPQWREWQALFDLAHFVVAERPGSPLDPARIEFAAGRETAEVEALRTAPAGRVYRLHQPLHAESASQVRSLIAAGQAWRQYVPAPVAAYIERHGLYGVPAVRGAPV
- the rsfS gene encoding ribosome silencing factor, which produces MTSQAQVIKTQLPNPPPPTELILKTVHAAVEELKAKDVVEIDVRGKSSVTDYMIVASGTSTRHVKSIADEVVKFAKNLDVMPLGVEGEREAEWVLVDLGDVVVHVMLPRVREFYALERLWTVGDQPPPPEGYEGKFETDDEDRF
- a CDS encoding Bax inhibitor-1/YccA family protein — encoded protein: MIRSGNPALKESTFLDLGSGAVVRGGDQVMTLNGTVNKTGFLLLLTVLTAAFAWSQVQITEQGVIGAGPYIWGGAIGGLVLALVTTFKKTWSPVTAPLYALVEGFFLGAISSMFEARFPGIVIQAVMLTFGTLFALLFAYRSGLIKATENFKLGVVAATGGIALLYLVSFALSFFNIQVPYIHQSGIIGIGFSLFVVVIAALNLVLDFDFIETGVEQGAPKYMEWYGAFGLMVTLVWLYIEFLRLLSKIQSRN
- a CDS encoding SRPBCC family protein, with the protein product MSGTVRLHRVFTAPPERVYRAFLDAAALSKWLPPDGFTCTVHELEARVGGRYRMTFTNLSTGNGHSFGGTYLELVPNERIVHDDRFDDPNLPGTMVTTITLRAVSCGTEVQVVQEGIPDVIPVEQCYLGWQESLTLLERLVEPTIPD